The sequence CTGGATGTGCAGCAGCAACAATTCTTCTTTTTTAACCTCACACTCTGGCCACAGGATTTCACCTTACTTGCTTGGGTGTTTATCGCCGCTGCCTTCGGTTTATTTTTCATTACCGTGTTTTGGGGGCGAGTCTGGTGCGGCTATCTTTGCCCACAAACCGCGTGGACCTTCATGTTTGTCTGGCTCGAAAGCCGAATTGAGGGCAACAGCAATAAACGTAAATTGCTGGATAAGGCGCCATGGTCTGCCAATAAACTTGGTAAAAGAAGCCTCAAACATACCCTTTGGGGATTAGCCGCCTTGATTACGGGTTGTGGCTTTATTAGCTATTTCATTCCCGCCCGCGAACTCTATTCGGACATCTTTACTGGCAATGCTGGCTTTTGGAGCACCTGCTGGGTGTGGTTTTTCGCAATTTGTACCTACTTAAATGCGGGCTGGATGCGCGAACAAATGTGCTTACACTGCTGCCCCTATGCACGTTTTCAGGCCGTCATGTTCGATGCCAATACGAAAACAGTGACCTATGATGCCGCGCGGGGCGAGGCGCGAGGTCCACGTAAGCGCAAACAAAAAACTCAACTCGGGGATTGTGTCGATTGCAATTTATGCGTCGAAGTCTGCCCTACGGGGATTGATATTCGTGATGGACTCCAATACGAATGTATTAACTGCGGAGCCTGTGTTGATGCCTGTAATGAAACCATGCAAAAATTCGACTACAAACAAAACCTGATTAGCTATGTTAGCGAGAATGAGTTAAAGGGCATCGCCCATTCCAACTGGCGCTCACCACGCTTCTTAGGTTATGGCACGGCGGTAGTGATCATGTTGATTGTGATAGGTTTAGATCTTTCCAGTCGCAGTGAAATTCAGCTCAACGTGATCCGCGATAGGCAGAGCCTATATCGTGAAACCGCTGATAATAGAGTTGAAAATACCTATCAGCTGAAGATCCGTAATAAGACTCAGCAAACTAAGCAATACCAACTCGCCGTCAATAGCAAAATGCCCTTTAGCTTAATTGCCGCCCCCGTTATCACCCTGGCTGCGGGGGAACAAGCAGATTATCCCGTCACAGTATTAGCCGATAAGGATGCAATCCCCGCGGGGCGCAAGGTTATCGAATTTTCGGTAACAGATATAAGCGAGCCGAAGCAAAGCGTAAGCCAAGAGACCGGATTTTTTAGTCCTTAATTCATAGCCTCAACAATCTAATTTGAGCCGTTAACAACCAATAAGACGCTATTTATTTAGCGTCTTATTGGTTTTGCAAATAACAACATATTGAGTGCCCTTTTCTTTCACCCTATTCACCTGCCAATTGCTGCAAAAACACACCTAAAATGTCAACACATCCTAATATACCCAACGTAATAAAGACTTAACTCTGCTCCGCTTATATAGAGTAAAAACACTATTTTTAACATAAAGATAGAGCCTGTGGCAGGATAGAATTATTTATCGATAAACATTGACCTTATAGGCTGAATCCTTCTAATCTAAACACCCGTTTGATTTTAAAATAATAATAACGACTAAACCTATTTGAGGTAGTTAGGCATGGCATACGATCAAGAGTCACAACTCGAACTTGGCAAGTACTCATCACTCATAGACTTAATCGAACGCACTAGCCAACGCTTTGGCGATAAAACGGCATATGCTTGTTTGGGGAAAAATAGCAGTTTCAATGAGATAGAACGCGACTCACGTTATTTTGCTGCCTATCTGCAAAATAACACTAACTTAAAACCTGGTGATCGCATCGCGATCCAGTTACCCAATATCACCCAATTTGTCATCGCTGCCTATGGGGCGCTGCGAGCGGGCCTTATCCTTGTCAACACCAACCCGCTGTATACCGAACGTGAGCTCATTCACCAGTTTAATGATTCGGGTGCTAAGGCATTGGTGGTGTTATCGGACTTACTGCCAACATTGGCCAAAGTCGTTGCAACCACCCCCATTGAACTGGTTATTTCGACTCATCCGTTAGATCTTATCGACCCACAAGTTCAGCCCAAGACAGGGCTTAAAAATGTTGAATTCTGTCATGTATTACAACAAGGTGCGCTGTTACCCTTTACTCGCTTTGTACCAACATTGAGCGATCTGGCGGCACTGCAATATACAGGTGGAACAACGGGACTTTCTAAGGGTGCAATGCTGACCCACGGCAATATGCTTGCCAATGCGGCGCAGGTAAAATCCCGTATTGGTAGCGTGATCAGCGAAGGCGAAGACATTTTTGTCGCGCCATTGCCGATTTACCATATTTACGCCTTTATGGTGAACTTGGTGCTTTATTTTGAATGCGGTGGATGCTCAGTACTAATCCCTAATCCCCGTGATATTAATGGCTTAATCAAAACGCTGGCGAAATATCCTTTCACCGGTTTTGCGGGACTTAACACTCTATTTGTCGCCCTCTGCCATCAACCCGAATTTAAA comes from Shewanella oneidensis MR-1 and encodes:
- the ccoG gene encoding cytochrome c oxidase accessory protein CcoG, which gives rise to MPKSDTLQSENAKRPSAEQFIPVKNLSTGDKPAQKSSGQIHFREQKGYFQRLRTAMNSLLILLFFALPFISFDGRQAILLDVQQQQFFFFNLTLWPQDFTLLAWVFIAAAFGLFFITVFWGRVWCGYLCPQTAWTFMFVWLESRIEGNSNKRKLLDKAPWSANKLGKRSLKHTLWGLAALITGCGFISYFIPARELYSDIFTGNAGFWSTCWVWFFAICTYLNAGWMREQMCLHCCPYARFQAVMFDANTKTVTYDAARGEARGPRKRKQKTQLGDCVDCNLCVEVCPTGIDIRDGLQYECINCGACVDACNETMQKFDYKQNLISYVSENELKGIAHSNWRSPRFLGYGTAVVIMLIVIGLDLSSRSEIQLNVIRDRQSLYRETADNRVENTYQLKIRNKTQQTKQYQLAVNSKMPFSLIAAPVITLAAGEQADYPVTVLADKDAIPAGRKVIEFSVTDISEPKQSVSQETGFFSP
- a CDS encoding long-chain-fatty-acid--CoA ligase — translated: MAYDQESQLELGKYSSLIDLIERTSQRFGDKTAYACLGKNSSFNEIERDSRYFAAYLQNNTNLKPGDRIAIQLPNITQFVIAAYGALRAGLILVNTNPLYTERELIHQFNDSGAKALVVLSDLLPTLAKVVATTPIELVISTHPLDLIDPQVQPKTGLKNVEFCHVLQQGALLPFTRFVPTLSDLAALQYTGGTTGLSKGAMLTHGNMLANAAQVKSRIGSVISEGEDIFVAPLPIYHIYAFMVNLVLYFECGGCSVLIPNPRDINGLIKTLAKYPFTGFAGLNTLFVALCHQPEFKALNFSHLKITISGGTALTAAAANLWQQTTGNTISEGYGLSETSPVISLNAPGYQKIGTIGKPVLGTEVKLLDESGNEVTQGTAGELAARGPQVMLGYWNNPQETANVMTPDGFFKTGDIAILNEEGFHQIVDRKKDMIIVSGFNVYPNEVENVLASHPNIIECAVVGVKDDHSGEAVKAFIVLKDDSQDHEKIKTAILNFCREQLTAYKLPKQIEFMSQLPKSTVGKILRRELKN